From Saccharothrix espanaensis DSM 44229, the proteins below share one genomic window:
- a CDS encoding transposase, producing MYELFRRRQRAGVWRRMLTALQARADAAGSIVWDVSVDSTVMRAHQHAAGARKKGISRSNRPTPTRAGPSPTTTGRGGRGWTSKLHLACEQRRRPLSLLVTAGQRGDSRQFTTVIERISVPPLGPSRARTRPDRVLADKAYS from the coding sequence GTGTACGAGTTGTTCCGGCGCCGGCAGCGGGCCGGGGTCTGGCGGCGGATGCTGACCGCGTTGCAGGCCCGTGCGGACGCCGCCGGGTCGATCGTGTGGGACGTGAGCGTCGATTCCACGGTCATGCGGGCGCACCAGCATGCCGCCGGTGCGCGTAAGAAGGGGATCTCCAGGTCGAACCGCCCGACACCGACACGGGCGGGACCGAGCCCGACGACCACGGGCCGGGGCGGGCGCGGCTGGACCAGCAAGCTGCACCTGGCCTGCGAGCAACGGCGGCGGCCGTTGTCGTTGCTGGTCACCGCCGGACAGCGGGGCGACAGCCGGCAATTCACGACGGTGATCGAGCGGATCTCGGTGCCGCCCCTCGGCCCCAGCCGGGCCAGGACGAGACCGGACCGGGTTCTGGCGGACAAGGCATACAGCTAA
- a CDS encoding beta-phosphoglucomutase family hydrolase, whose protein sequence is MNLGLPDGITACLFDLDGVLTSTAVLHRRAWRRTFDDFLGPRGGPPFTEEDYIRYVDGRPRYDGVRSFLASRGITLPEGAPDDPPDKDTVHGVGNRKNVLIDAIIRDEGVSPYPGSVRYLEAAAGKVAIGVVTSSANATRVLDAAGLSRFVQALVDGVVISRDGLNGKPAPDSFLAGARMLGVRPSQAAVFEDALAGVQAGRAGEFGHVVGVDRAGQAEALRENGADVVVEDLAELL, encoded by the coding sequence ATGAACCTCGGTTTGCCGGACGGGATCACCGCCTGCCTCTTCGACCTCGACGGGGTGCTGACCAGCACCGCCGTCCTGCACCGCCGCGCGTGGCGGCGCACGTTCGACGACTTCCTCGGCCCGCGCGGCGGGCCGCCGTTCACCGAGGAGGACTACATCCGGTACGTGGACGGCCGGCCGCGGTACGACGGCGTGCGGTCGTTCCTGGCGTCGCGGGGCATCACGCTGCCCGAGGGCGCGCCGGACGACCCGCCGGACAAGGACACCGTGCACGGTGTCGGCAACCGCAAGAACGTGCTGATCGACGCGATCATCCGGGACGAGGGCGTCAGCCCGTACCCCGGTTCGGTGCGCTACCTGGAGGCCGCCGCCGGGAAGGTCGCCATCGGCGTGGTCACCTCGTCGGCGAACGCGACCCGCGTGCTCGACGCCGCCGGGCTGTCCCGGTTCGTGCAGGCGCTGGTGGACGGCGTGGTGATCAGCCGAGACGGGCTGAACGGCAAGCCCGCGCCGGACTCGTTCCTGGCGGGCGCGCGGATGCTCGGCGTGCGACCGTCGCAGGCGGCTGTGTTCGAGGACGCGCTGGCAGGCGTCCAGGCGGGTCGTGCGGGCGAGTTCGGGCACGTCGTGGGCGTGGACCGGGCAGGGCAGGCGGAGGCGTTGCGGGAGAACGGGGCGGACGTGGTGGTCGAGGACCTGGCGGAGCTGCTGTGA
- a CDS encoding aldo/keto reductase, whose translation MTTITLNNGVTMPQLGFGVFQVSTQDTEDAVAEAIRVGYRSIDTAAAYGNEEPVGRAVAASGLPRDDLFVTTKLWNTDQGYDEALRAFDTSLGKLGLDRLDLYLIHWPAAERGRYVDSWRALGKLLADGRVRAIGVSNFQVPHLERVIETTGAVPAVNQVELHPRFQQEELRRFHAGHGIATEAWSPLAQGGDLLRDEVVTAIADKHGRTPAQVVLRWHLQLGNVVIPKSVTPSRIAENFAVTDFELDRDDLDRIATLETGQRVGPDPDKFN comes from the coding sequence ATGACGACCATCACGCTCAACAACGGCGTCACCATGCCGCAGCTCGGTTTCGGCGTGTTCCAGGTGTCCACACAGGACACCGAGGACGCGGTGGCGGAGGCGATCCGGGTCGGTTACCGCAGCATCGACACCGCCGCCGCCTACGGCAACGAGGAGCCCGTGGGCCGGGCCGTCGCCGCCTCCGGCCTGCCGCGCGACGACCTGTTCGTCACCACCAAGCTGTGGAACACCGACCAGGGCTACGACGAGGCGCTGCGCGCGTTCGACACCAGCCTGGGCAAGCTCGGGCTGGACCGGCTCGACCTCTACCTGATCCACTGGCCGGCCGCCGAGCGCGGGCGGTACGTCGACTCGTGGCGCGCGCTGGGCAAGCTGCTCGCGGACGGCCGGGTGCGCGCGATCGGCGTGTCCAACTTCCAGGTGCCCCATCTCGAACGGGTGATCGAAACGACCGGCGCGGTGCCCGCGGTCAACCAGGTCGAGCTGCACCCCCGGTTCCAGCAGGAGGAGCTGCGCCGATTCCACGCCGGACACGGCATCGCCACCGAGGCGTGGAGCCCGCTCGCGCAAGGTGGTGACCTGTTGCGTGACGAGGTGGTCACGGCGATCGCGGACAAGCACGGCCGCACCCCGGCGCAGGTGGTGCTGCGCTGGCACCTCCAGCTGGGCAACGTGGTGATCCCCAAGTCCGTCACGCCGAGCCGGATCGCGGAGAACTTCGCGGTCACCGACTTCGAGCTGGACCGGGACGACCTCGACCGGATCGCGACCCTGGAGACCGGGCAGCGGGTGGGGCCGGACCCGGACAAGTTCAACTAG
- a CDS encoding SRPBCC family protein has product MTDIADQLKAVHRAVRRGETMGVLLSRTYDARADDVWDALTDPERLKRWFLPISGRLEVGGSFQLEGNAGGDILACDRPALLRVTFGGPDSIVELRLTEHDERTQVELEHTVPLEFAPNGGGALWVGPGWDGGFLALGLHLSGEVQGDPVEAANSPEVQRFNLESIAVWEAVIRESGTATEEELAEAVGVSKAQFAPDLV; this is encoded by the coding sequence GTGACCGACATCGCCGACCAGCTCAAGGCCGTCCACCGCGCCGTGCGGCGGGGCGAGACCATGGGCGTGCTGCTCAGCCGCACCTACGACGCGCGGGCCGACGACGTGTGGGACGCCCTGACCGACCCGGAGCGGCTCAAGCGCTGGTTCCTGCCGATCAGCGGGCGGCTGGAGGTCGGCGGCTCGTTCCAGCTGGAGGGCAACGCGGGCGGCGACATCCTCGCGTGCGACCGCCCGGCGCTGCTGCGGGTCACGTTCGGCGGCCCGGACAGCATCGTGGAGCTGAGGCTGACCGAGCACGACGAGCGGACGCAGGTGGAGCTGGAGCACACGGTGCCGCTGGAGTTCGCGCCCAACGGCGGCGGGGCGCTGTGGGTGGGTCCGGGCTGGGACGGCGGTTTCCTCGCCCTCGGCCTGCACCTGTCCGGCGAGGTGCAGGGCGACCCGGTGGAAGCGGCCAACTCGCCCGAGGTCCAGCGGTTCAACCTGGAGTCCATCGCCGTCTGGGAGGCCGTGATCAGGGAGTCCGGGACGGCGACGGAGGAGGAGCTGGCCGAGGCCGTCGGGGTGTCGAAGGCCCAGTTCGCCCCCGACCTCGTCTGA
- a CDS encoding glycoside hydrolase family 65 protein, with product MTGYDIGPWSLRWRGLSVPDLRRTESTFALSNGHIGMRGTLDEGEPRGLPGTYLNGFYEEHALPYGEAGYGYPEAGQTVVNVTDGKVIRLLVEDEPLDMRYGRALEHERELDFRTGTLRRRTVWESPTGRKVTVTSERLVSFTQRAVAAIHYVVEPEDDLQLVLQSDLLANEPIEERSGDPRVAAALDAPLVAEFRWAEGKRAVLAHRTRHSGLRLAAGMDHELEAGNGLRSHIHAEDDLVRFTAAADVPAGNALRLTKYLGYGWSTQRSVPALRAQVEAALAGARQTGWQGLLAEQKAFLDDFWEVADIEVDGDEELQQAMRFALFHILQAGARGETRAIPGKGLTGPGYDGHAFWDSEMFVLPVLTYTVPDAARDALRWRHSTVDKARDRAQVLGQHGAAFPWRSINGAECSAYWPAGTAAFHVSGGIAHAVAQYHAATGDEEFDRECGTELLVETARLWMSLGHHDKHGGFRIDGVTGPDEYSAIVDNNVYTNLIAQKNLREAAEACERNPATASALEVHPDERTAWLEAAMRMRVPFDALLGVHQQAEGFTAHAEWDFAGTDPGQYPLLLSKPYFDLYRKQVIKQADLVLAMHVRGDAFTAAEKAANFAYYEARTVRDSSLSAGTQSVLAAEVGALQLAYDYLAEAAFTDLHDLHDNVHNGLHMASLAGAWIGVVAGFGGMRDHSGLTFAPRLPPGLDRLAFRMSFQGIRFSVAITRGEATYRIVAGGPLRTAHHGEPVVVEPGAPVTLPIPEPPTPPEVHQPAHREPARRVPG from the coding sequence GTGACGGGGTACGACATCGGGCCGTGGTCGTTGCGGTGGCGCGGGCTGTCCGTGCCGGACCTGCGCCGCACGGAGTCGACCTTCGCGCTGTCCAACGGGCACATCGGGATGCGCGGCACCTTGGACGAGGGCGAGCCGCGCGGTCTGCCGGGCACGTACCTCAACGGGTTCTACGAGGAGCACGCGCTCCCGTACGGCGAGGCGGGCTACGGCTACCCCGAAGCCGGGCAGACGGTCGTGAACGTCACCGACGGCAAGGTGATCCGCCTGCTGGTGGAGGACGAGCCGCTGGACATGCGGTACGGGCGGGCGTTGGAGCACGAGCGGGAGCTGGACTTCCGCACCGGCACGCTGCGCCGCCGCACGGTGTGGGAGTCGCCCACCGGCCGCAAGGTCACCGTCACCAGCGAGCGGCTGGTGTCGTTCACCCAGCGCGCGGTCGCCGCGATCCACTACGTCGTGGAACCGGAGGACGACCTCCAGCTCGTGCTGCAGTCCGACCTGCTGGCCAACGAGCCGATAGAGGAGCGGTCCGGTGATCCCAGGGTGGCGGCGGCGCTGGACGCCCCGCTGGTCGCGGAGTTCCGCTGGGCGGAGGGCAAGCGGGCGGTGCTGGCGCACCGCACCCGGCACTCGGGCCTGCGGCTGGCCGCCGGCATGGACCACGAGCTCGAAGCCGGGAACGGCCTGCGCAGCCACATCCACGCCGAGGACGACCTGGTCCGGTTCACCGCGGCGGCGGACGTGCCGGCCGGGAACGCCCTGCGGCTGACCAAGTACCTGGGCTACGGGTGGTCGACGCAGCGGTCGGTGCCGGCGCTGCGGGCGCAGGTGGAGGCGGCGCTGGCGGGCGCGCGGCAGACCGGCTGGCAGGGCCTGCTGGCCGAGCAGAAGGCGTTCCTGGACGACTTCTGGGAGGTCGCCGACATCGAGGTGGACGGCGACGAGGAGCTCCAGCAGGCGATGCGGTTCGCGCTGTTCCACATCCTCCAGGCCGGGGCGCGCGGGGAGACCCGGGCCATCCCGGGCAAGGGGCTCACCGGGCCCGGCTACGACGGGCACGCGTTCTGGGACAGCGAGATGTTCGTGCTGCCGGTGCTCACCTACACCGTGCCGGACGCCGCGCGGGACGCCTTGCGCTGGCGGCACTCCACCGTGGACAAGGCCCGGGACCGCGCGCAGGTGCTGGGCCAGCACGGTGCGGCGTTCCCCTGGCGGTCCATCAACGGCGCCGAGTGCTCGGCCTACTGGCCCGCCGGCACCGCCGCGTTCCACGTCTCCGGCGGCATCGCGCACGCGGTCGCGCAGTACCACGCGGCGACCGGTGACGAGGAGTTCGACCGGGAGTGCGGCACGGAACTGCTCGTGGAGACCGCGCGGCTGTGGATGTCGTTGGGACACCACGACAAGCACGGCGGGTTCCGCATCGACGGGGTCACCGGGCCCGACGAGTACTCGGCGATCGTGGACAACAACGTCTACACGAACCTGATCGCGCAGAAGAACCTGCGGGAGGCGGCCGAGGCGTGCGAGCGCAACCCCGCCACCGCGTCCGCGCTGGAGGTGCACCCCGACGAGCGCACGGCGTGGCTGGAGGCCGCGATGCGGATGCGGGTGCCGTTCGACGCGCTGCTGGGCGTGCACCAGCAGGCCGAGGGGTTCACCGCGCATGCCGAGTGGGACTTCGCGGGCACCGATCCCGGGCAGTACCCGCTGCTGCTGAGCAAGCCGTACTTCGACCTGTACCGCAAGCAGGTGATCAAGCAGGCGGACCTGGTGCTGGCCATGCACGTGCGGGGCGACGCGTTCACCGCCGCCGAGAAGGCCGCGAACTTCGCCTACTACGAGGCACGGACCGTGCGTGACTCGTCACTGTCCGCCGGCACGCAGTCCGTGCTTGCGGCCGAGGTCGGGGCGCTCCAACTGGCCTACGACTACCTGGCGGAGGCGGCTTTCACCGATCTGCACGACCTGCACGACAACGTCCACAACGGATTGCACATGGCGTCGCTGGCTGGCGCGTGGATCGGCGTGGTGGCCGGGTTCGGCGGGATGCGCGACCACAGCGGGCTCACGTTCGCGCCGCGGCTGCCACCGGGCCTGGACCGGCTCGCGTTCCGGATGTCCTTCCAGGGCATCAGGTTCTCCGTCGCGATCACCCGGGGCGAGGCCACCTACCGGATCGTCGCCGGTGGTCCGCTGCGCACCGCGCACCACGGCGAACCCGTGGTGGTCGAGCCCGGCGCGCCGGTGACCCTGCCGATCCCCGAACCGCCGACGCCGCCCGAGGTGCACCAGCCGGCGCACCGCGAGCCCGCCCGACGGGTGCCGGGGTGA
- a CDS encoding winged helix-turn-helix domain-containing protein, with protein MKAVPDVTTVDVTVVIRLSAPTAQVVDTAAQLAEALRSALDLPEVDVVVDLPVPRSEPELRILADSRRVLHRGVNVELTRLEFDLLHHLCTHPRQVHRRTALMNSVWGSNSFVDTRTVDVHVRRIRRKLGDAASLITTVRGVGYRMDNPFAVSVEHDALAG; from the coding sequence GTGAAGGCAGTCCCCGATGTGACGACCGTCGACGTGACGGTCGTCATCCGCCTCAGCGCGCCGACCGCCCAGGTGGTGGACACCGCCGCGCAGCTCGCCGAGGCGTTGCGGTCCGCGCTGGACCTGCCCGAGGTGGACGTGGTGGTGGACCTGCCGGTCCCGCGCTCCGAACCCGAGCTGCGCATCCTGGCGGACTCCCGCCGGGTGCTGCACCGGGGGGTGAACGTGGAGCTGACCAGGCTGGAGTTCGACCTGCTGCACCACCTGTGCACCCACCCCCGCCAAGTGCACCGGCGCACCGCGCTGATGAACAGCGTGTGGGGCTCGAACAGCTTCGTGGACACCCGGACGGTGGACGTGCACGTGCGCCGGATCCGCCGCAAGCTCGGCGACGCGGCGTCGCTGATCACCACCGTGCGCGGGGTCGGCTACCGGATGGACAACCCGTTCGCGGTGTCCGTGGAGCACGACGCCCTGGCCGGCTGA
- a CDS encoding transposase, giving the protein MAGVAAAGRADLTDAQWAVLRPLLPVGAKPGRPPKWGKRRLIDGIRWRVRVGAP; this is encoded by the coding sequence GTGGCCGGCGTAGCGGCAGCGGGGCGGGCCGACCTGACCGACGCGCAGTGGGCGGTGCTGCGGCCGTTGCTGCCCGTCGGCGCCAAGCCGGGCCGTCCGCCGAAGTGGGGCAAGCGGCGGTTGATCGACGGTATCCGGTGGCGGGTGCGCGTCGGTGCCCCGTGA
- a CDS encoding NAD(P)/FAD-dependent oxidoreductase gives MGKPKVLVVGTGFAGFHCLKALEKALPPDAADLVAVNPTDYMLYVPLLPEVAGGTLDPRRVAVPLRPELPRTRLVQAHATSVDPDARTCTAIDVEGRSQVITWDRIVLTAGSVTRLMSVPGVAEHALGFKSVAEAVYLRDHVLRQIELAEQDGDPARTTFVVVGAGYTGTELVAQGQQLALAAARGRKVPPIRWVLLDLAPRVLPGLDERLSGPALKVLRQRGVDVRLETSVAEVTPTCAKLTDGTEIPTRTAVWCVGVRPDPLVESVDLPTVKGRLAVGADLLVPGRSDVFAAGDMAAVPDVFNGGKPTPMTAQHAQRQGKLAAHNVAASLGHGTPREYRHRDLGFVVDLAGAQAVANPLHLPLTGWPAKLVARGYHLLAMPGNRVRVAADWLTGLLTRRQVVRFDLVPAAGVRLADADRVDAGSARETARSAHD, from the coding sequence ATGGGCAAGCCGAAGGTGCTGGTCGTCGGCACGGGGTTCGCGGGTTTTCACTGCTTGAAGGCGCTGGAGAAGGCACTTCCGCCGGACGCCGCGGACCTGGTCGCGGTCAACCCCACCGACTACATGCTCTACGTGCCGCTGCTGCCCGAGGTGGCCGGCGGCACGCTCGACCCGCGCCGGGTCGCCGTACCGCTGAGGCCCGAACTGCCCCGGACCCGGCTCGTGCAGGCACATGCCACCAGCGTGGACCCCGATGCCCGCACCTGCACGGCAATCGACGTGGAAGGCCGCTCACAGGTGATCACCTGGGACCGGATCGTGCTGACCGCCGGCAGCGTCACCCGGCTGATGTCCGTGCCGGGGGTCGCGGAGCACGCGCTCGGGTTCAAGTCCGTGGCCGAGGCCGTGTACCTGCGCGACCACGTGCTGCGGCAGATCGAGCTGGCCGAGCAGGACGGCGATCCCGCGCGCACCACGTTCGTCGTGGTCGGCGCCGGGTACACCGGCACCGAACTCGTCGCGCAGGGGCAGCAACTGGCCTTGGCGGCGGCGCGCGGCCGGAAGGTGCCGCCCATCCGGTGGGTGCTGCTCGACCTCGCGCCCCGGGTGCTGCCCGGCCTGGACGAGCGGCTCTCCGGGCCCGCGCTCAAGGTGCTCCGGCAGCGCGGGGTGGACGTGCGGCTGGAGACCAGCGTGGCCGAGGTCACGCCCACCTGCGCCAAGCTCACCGACGGCACCGAGATCCCGACCAGGACCGCGGTGTGGTGCGTCGGCGTGCGGCCCGACCCGCTGGTCGAGTCGGTCGACCTGCCCACGGTGAAGGGACGGCTCGCGGTCGGCGCGGACCTGCTCGTGCCGGGCCGGTCGGACGTGTTCGCGGCCGGTGACATGGCGGCCGTGCCGGACGTGTTCAACGGCGGCAAGCCCACGCCGATGACCGCGCAGCACGCGCAGCGGCAGGGCAAGCTGGCCGCGCACAACGTGGCCGCGTCCCTCGGGCACGGCACGCCGCGCGAGTACCGGCACCGCGACCTGGGGTTCGTGGTGGACCTGGCGGGCGCGCAGGCGGTGGCCAACCCGCTGCACCTGCCGCTCACCGGGTGGCCCGCGAAGCTCGTGGCCCGCGGCTACCACCTGCTGGCGATGCCGGGCAACCGGGTGCGGGTGGCGGCGGACTGGCTGACCGGCCTGCTGACCCGACGCCAGGTCGTGCGGTTCGACCTGGTGCCGGCGGCGGGGGTGCGGCTCGCGGACGCGGACCGGGTGGACGCGGGCTCCGCGCGCGAGACCGCGCGGTCCGCGCACGACTGA
- a CDS encoding ArsR/SmtB family transcription factor, giving the protein MHAFDVLGDPVRRRLLELLADGEQTSGDLTAAIRGEFGISQPAVSQHLRVLRENGFARVRPEGTRRLYAVDQQGLREVDEWLERFRRFWSHHLDALATELARGKRERRLKEEDQ; this is encoded by the coding sequence GTGCACGCGTTCGACGTTCTCGGCGACCCAGTCCGCCGCCGCCTGCTGGAGCTGCTGGCCGACGGCGAGCAGACCTCCGGCGACCTCACCGCGGCGATCCGCGGCGAGTTCGGCATCTCCCAGCCCGCGGTCTCCCAGCACCTGCGCGTGCTCCGGGAGAACGGCTTCGCCCGCGTCCGCCCCGAGGGCACCCGCCGGCTCTACGCGGTCGACCAGCAGGGGCTGCGCGAGGTGGACGAGTGGCTGGAGCGGTTCCGGCGGTTCTGGAGCCACCACCTCGACGCGCTGGCCACCGAACTCGCCCGCGGCAAGCGCGAGCGACGGCTCAAGGAGGAAGACCAGTGA
- a CDS encoding DUF3140 domain-containing protein, which produces MSNTLWDEFHRVVNMTSHELEDWLRTRSADEDAEELPDQAGTPTGQDVLRVLRKRRTDLTTEDVRVMRRVVDRVQAQRRDDLEPTAGEAHWRHRLMSIGHDPLKPA; this is translated from the coding sequence ATGAGCAACACCCTGTGGGACGAGTTCCACCGAGTAGTGAACATGACCTCCCACGAGCTGGAGGACTGGCTGCGCACCCGTTCCGCGGACGAGGACGCCGAGGAGCTGCCCGACCAGGCCGGCACCCCGACCGGCCAGGACGTGCTCCGGGTGCTGCGCAAGCGCCGGACCGACCTGACCACCGAGGACGTCCGGGTGATGCGGCGGGTGGTGGATCGGGTGCAGGCGCAGCGCCGCGACGACCTGGAGCCCACCGCCGGCGAGGCCCACTGGCGGCACCGCCTGATGTCGATCGGGCACGACCCGTTGAAGCCCGCCTGA
- a CDS encoding DUF2087 domain-containing protein: MSALVPGARSTAEIAEKAGVDARRVEVALRKLRGAGLVAGRPGEMLVRHDVFERAARVERVAEDPFLRDGRLVRLPGRHGRRRAVLEQVCTAFEPGRRYPEREVAEVLGGWCAGGEVDHVTVRRYLVDEGLLDRADGVHWRSGGPVEAPAG, from the coding sequence GTGTCGGCGCTGGTGCCGGGAGCCCGCAGCACCGCGGAAATCGCCGAGAAGGCCGGTGTGGACGCCCGGCGGGTGGAGGTGGCGCTGCGCAAGCTGCGCGGCGCCGGGCTGGTGGCCGGGCGGCCCGGTGAGATGCTGGTGCGCCACGACGTGTTCGAACGGGCCGCGCGGGTCGAGCGGGTCGCGGAGGATCCGTTCCTGAGGGACGGTCGCCTGGTCAGGCTGCCCGGCCGGCACGGCCGCCGGCGCGCGGTGCTCGAACAGGTGTGCACCGCGTTCGAACCCGGGCGCCGCTACCCCGAGCGCGAGGTGGCCGAGGTGCTCGGCGGGTGGTGCGCCGGCGGCGAGGTCGACCACGTGACGGTGCGCCGGTACCTCGTGGACGAAGGGCTGCTCGACCGGGCCGACGGCGTGCACTGGCGTTCCGGCGGGCCGGTCGAGGCGCCGGCGGGGTAG
- a CDS encoding OmpA family protein — protein MWRVWLVGALLVPALLAASGVFARARLAGDTAAVPPPPPGRLTLAVRSAEVVLVGDVADETERRSLVDAVRSKTTSHRVTDLLTPNGDRLPVSVNTAADLVTAAVDAGAADFTAVLAGTARTARATAADETRATALRRALDRADVRDHVVGAAASDLDLVALQRSVTAMVQNNGGFRFEPVSTTWQGHGPVLIDRVGRLLLVAPKATITLTGHATPEHPDPRGLAHQRAGLVRDLFVAQGVRPDRIRTTATIDAGPESSNQAARQVDVLIS, from the coding sequence GTGTGGCGAGTGTGGCTCGTCGGTGCCCTCCTCGTACCCGCTCTCCTTGCGGCCTCAGGGGTTTTCGCGCGTGCCCGACTGGCGGGCGACACCGCCGCCGTCCCGCCGCCCCCGCCGGGCCGGCTCACGCTCGCCGTCCGGTCGGCCGAGGTGGTGCTGGTCGGTGACGTCGCGGACGAGACCGAGCGGCGGTCCCTGGTGGACGCCGTCAGGTCCAAGACCACCTCGCACCGGGTGACGGACCTGCTCACCCCGAACGGTGATCGACTCCCCGTCTCCGTGAACACCGCCGCCGACCTGGTCACCGCCGCGGTGGACGCGGGCGCCGCGGACTTCACCGCGGTCCTCGCCGGCACCGCCCGCACCGCGCGGGCCACGGCCGCCGACGAGACCCGCGCGACGGCGTTGCGCCGGGCGCTGGACCGCGCGGACGTGCGGGACCACGTGGTCGGCGCGGCGGCGTCGGACCTCGACCTGGTGGCGTTGCAGCGGTCGGTGACCGCGATGGTGCAGAACAACGGCGGCTTCCGGTTCGAGCCGGTGTCCACCACCTGGCAGGGGCACGGCCCGGTGCTGATCGACCGGGTGGGCCGGCTGCTGCTGGTCGCGCCCAAGGCGACCATCACGCTCACCGGCCACGCCACCCCCGAACACCCCGACCCGCGCGGACTCGCGCACCAGCGGGCGGGTCTCGTCCGCGATCTGTTCGTGGCCCAAGGCGTGCGGCCGGACCGGATCCGGACGACCGCCACCATCGACGCCGGACCGGAAAGCTCGAACCAGGCCGCGCGCCAGGTAGACGTCCTGATTAGCTAG
- a CDS encoding ABC transporter substrate-binding protein — MIQRAQKDPPKDPPKYARTPPLLAVVLLLAVVACGGGDPVPADRVTLTWWDYLDHSPMADQAVGQLVKRYQDAHPEVEIRRTAIPRADFDAKLAQAVAAGTFPDIAAVDVAALPRLAGQDVLADLTPRYSSWDVKDRFLEPVRASVRYQDKFYGVPLRTSTTALLYNRDLFAAGGVADPPRTWEELRATAQALTVSGQWGLCFAANGGAATANFLPLLWQAGGDVTDVGADPGVRALSFVDGLVNVDRSAPPDVLRWNDSDVEREFAAGRCAMMVNGPWSAPALNSAGLDWGAAPLPTGAAGGGSLLGGEAWVLGRAGRHADRAWDVLRWLAEERDNATEFGAALNALPNRSDTVDDLAWRWDPNVPAFIGQLAGARVVYGPRYPEVSAAISTMVRQVLGRERPAAQAAQDGRAALEPLLR; from the coding sequence ATGATCCAGCGGGCCCAGAAGGACCCACCGAAGGACCCACCGAAGTACGCACGGACGCCCCCGCTGCTCGCGGTGGTCCTGCTGCTCGCCGTCGTGGCGTGCGGTGGTGGCGACCCGGTGCCCGCCGACCGGGTGACGCTGACCTGGTGGGACTACCTGGACCACTCCCCCATGGCCGACCAGGCGGTCGGCCAACTGGTCAAGCGCTACCAGGACGCGCACCCGGAGGTGGAGATCCGGCGGACCGCGATCCCCCGGGCCGACTTCGACGCGAAGCTGGCGCAGGCCGTCGCGGCGGGCACGTTCCCGGACATCGCCGCCGTGGACGTGGCCGCGCTGCCGCGGCTGGCCGGGCAGGACGTGCTGGCCGACCTGACGCCCCGGTACTCGTCGTGGGACGTGAAGGACCGGTTCCTGGAGCCGGTCCGGGCGAGCGTGCGGTACCAGGACAAGTTCTACGGGGTGCCGTTGCGGACCAGCACCACGGCGCTGCTCTACAACCGCGACCTGTTCGCGGCCGGTGGCGTGGCCGACCCGCCCCGGACCTGGGAGGAGCTGCGGGCCACCGCCCAGGCGCTGACCGTGTCCGGGCAGTGGGGGCTGTGCTTCGCGGCGAACGGGGGCGCGGCGACCGCGAACTTCCTGCCGCTGCTGTGGCAGGCGGGCGGGGACGTGACGGACGTCGGCGCGGACCCGGGCGTCCGCGCACTGTCCTTTGTGGATGGTTTGGTCAACGTCGACCGCAGCGCGCCGCCGGACGTGCTGCGGTGGAACGACTCCGACGTGGAGCGCGAGTTCGCGGCGGGGCGGTGCGCGATGATGGTCAACGGCCCGTGGAGCGCGCCCGCGCTGAACTCCGCCGGGCTGGACTGGGGTGCCGCGCCGCTGCCGACCGGGGCGGCGGGCGGTGGGTCGCTGCTGGGCGGCGAGGCGTGGGTGCTCGGGCGGGCCGGGCGGCACGCCGACCGGGCGTGGGACGTGCTGCGGTGGCTGGCCGAGGAGCGGGACAACGCGACCGAGTTCGGCGCGGCGCTCAACGCGCTGCCCAACCGGTCGGACACCGTGGACGACCTGGCGTGGCGGTGGGACCCGAACGTGCCCGCGTTCATCGGGCAACTGGCCGGCGCCCGGGTGGTGTACGGGCCGCGCTACCCGGAGGTGTCGGCGGCGATCTCGACCATGGTGCGGCAGGTGCTCGGGCGGGAGCGCCCGGCCGCGCAGGCCGCGCAGGACGGGCGGGCGGCGCTGGAGCCGCTGCTGCGCTGA